In Streptococcus gallolyticus subsp. gallolyticus DSM 16831, the sequence AAGGAAAAATGCACAACGCCGTCTCTGTCAAGGTAGCTCTTCACAATCAAGCGATTTATCTACTTCTCCAAGACGGTGTCAAGCCTGAAAAAATTGTTATCGATGCTTTTACCAGTCGGCAAAATTATCAAAAATACCTTAAAAATGAAGCCAATCAATTTGCTAATCCGCTGACACTCGAAGAAAAAGCCGAAGGAAAATATTTGGCAGTTGCCGTCAGTTCAATCATCGCTCGCAACCTTTTCTTAGAAAATCTCGACAAACTTAGCCAAGAGGTGCAATACAAACTCCCAAGCGGTGCTGGTAGCCAGTCAGATAAAGTCGCAAGTCAAATTTTAGCAGCCTATGGCATGTCTGGCTTAGAACATACTGCCAAGCTTCATTTTGCAAATACCCAAAAAGCGCAAGCATTATTAAAAAAATAAAAGTAGAGGAAGATTTATGAAACACTTTATTAAAGAATGGGGACCACTAATCCTTTTCTTTCTTATTCTTATACTTAGTCGTGCCTTTATTTGGCAACCTGTAAAAGTTGACGGTCATTCAATGGATCCAACGTTAGCTGACGGTGAGCGTCTTATTGTCCTATCAACCACATCTATTGACCGTTTTGACATTGTTGTTGCTAAAGAAACCGAGGACGGTAAGACAAAAGAAATTGTTAAACGCGTGATTGGTATGCCAGGCGATACCATTACTTATAAAAATGATGTCCTCTACGTTAATGGCAAAAAAGTTGATGAGGACTACTTAGACGAATATAAAAAAGCCTTTGAGAACGACCAACTGCAAGATACTTATTCGTACAATACCTTATTCCAAGAGTTAGCTGAAAGCTCAGATGCTTTCACAACTGATAGTGATGGCAATACCGAGTTTACAGTCAAAGTTCCAAAAGGACAATATTATCTCCTCGGAGACGACCGTATCGTTTCAAAAGATAGTCGTGAAGTGGGAACTTTCTCTAAATCAGACATCGTCGGTGAAGTCAAATTCCGCTTCTGGCCACTCTCAAAAATCGGCTTTATTAATTAATAAATAAAAAAACTGAGGCAATGTTTTTAATTTGAGAAACATTTGCCTTAATTTTTAATATTAATTTATGTTAAATTCTGAAAATTTCAGTTTTTTATGCTATAATGATGACAAAATTTAGGGAGGAAATTTATGTTATATTTAGGACAAGTAATAGCTAGTCCTCTCCTTTTGCTGGAAGTTCAACTAAAGGGAGGGGATTTTTATGGGCTTTCATGTTTCGTTAGCTGAGTTGACCAAAGCAGCTACTAAGTTAAGCCAAGAAGCGGAGCGCTTAGAAGAACAGCTTGAAACAGCCAAAAAGAGTGTTAACAAGATTATCACCTCTGAAGCTTTGACTGGTCAAACAGGACAAGCGATTTACCACCAACTGAACAACGTTGATGCGGCGATTCTCGTTGGGTTAGCGGATACGACCAAGCTCCTTGCTAGCGATATGTATCAGTTAATCGCAGAATTTCAAGCAAGTGTTGGTGAAAGCTCTACAACTGCGGTTTTAGATGAGGATTACCTTAATCAGCTCAAAGACCAGCTAAGCAACTTTAAAAATCAACATGGGGAGCAAGAAGAAACCATTGCCGGCATCTATGCCAGTGTTAGTGATTTGATTTCGCTCTCTAGCCCACAAAGTAACTACGACACGGATAGTGATGCCGCTAGCCAATACCTAAGCAATACCATTGATAAGGTGACGAGCTTTAATAGTGCTGGAAGTGAGCTTAGTTCTGAAAGCCTGTTGACCGCCATTGACAGCAAGGTCAACCAAGTCAGTCAGACAACAAGCCTAAGTTATAGTGATAGTCAGTACCTAAGTTTTGTCAATGACGCTAGCTTTGCTAAGGGGATTAAGTCTGTCAATAAACAGCTAAAAGAGCAAGAAAAGCTGGCTAAAGAGGAAGCTGCTAAAGAAGCTCAGGCAGTTTGGGCCAAAACAACACCCTGTTGAGGCTTGGTTACAAAGCCAAGCCGCCAAAGATGCTCAATTCTTTGAGGGAGCACGACAAACCTTAGAGCAGACCCATTGGGATTACTTTGGTGGGGCACTTGATAAATCCCTAGCTTTGTCCGTTCTTGGCTTTATCTCTAAAGCCTCGGAAACGGTAGACCAATTAGCTATTGGAATTGGCGAATTGAGTCACTTAACGGTTGAAGGGCTTGAAATGGGAGTTGATTATGTTACTGGTCATCAAACGCCTCAATGGATTAAAGACGACGTAACAGGTGCCACCAATAATCTGCTTGCAGCTAGTGAGTTTACTGATAGTTTGCTGGCTCTGGACGCCGAGGCTTGGGGTGCTGTTGGTAAGGAGCTTGGGAAGATTGGAACGGATTTTGTTACTGCTGTTAAAACAGGTGACGACTATGCTTTAGGTGGCTATGTCTTTGATGTGGCTACACTAGTTGGTCCCGCTTCAATTAGCAAACTCAAGTACGTTGATGAAGCCAGCGCCCTCACTAAACTCGCAGAAACCAGCGAAGTTGCTTCGACTGTTGGTAAGGTTGAAGATGGGGTGAGTTTATCATTCGAAAAATTAATGTCTGCCGAAGATGCTCAAAAGTATATCCAGTGGAACAAGTATGCTGAGGCGGGAATAGAGCCTGAAGGTCGAATAAAATTAACCGACTGGCTATACGCACCTGAAGATAATTTTTACCTATCGCATAAAAATATTTATGATAATCCAGATTTTGTTAATCAATTAACAGGTGAGTTTATATACCCTGGAACACCTGAAAGTGCGCTAGGAAGAATAGATGGTAGCGTTCATGTAGATGGTTTTCTTAATGGAAAATTTGATAATATAACATTACAGCCAGGGACAATTATTGATAGATATGGTAGTAATTCTAATGGACGGTATTTTTCACCTATTGGCACTAATTTTGAGAATCGAGCACTTCCTCCATTTATGATAAATGAACCGTACCGGAAGTATATTATTTTGAAGCCTATAAATTCAAAAGCTGGTATAATTGCACCTTGGTTTAATCAACCTGGAATGGGAATACAGTATTTTACTGAATTATCTGTAAAAGATTTAATTGATAGAAACTATATAAGAATTTTAAAATAGAGGGAATATTGATGACTCATTTAAAAGAAATAATTCAAAAAAAATTATTAGATAATCTTAAAAAAATTGACGTTTACCAATTAGAAGATGACGATATTATTCTTGACGAAAAACCAGAACTATTTTTTTCAGATAAACGAACAATCTTTATGGACGAAAATAGATATCATATAATATCAAAGGAACGAGGAAAAACTACTTTTGATAAAATTTTTGATAGTTTAGATGATTTGATATATGAGCTTTTAGATTACTATGTTATCCAAAAAGCAAGTGATATTGCATGGGAAGCAATTAATGGTGATTTTTCTCTTTATGAAAAAAAATGTAATGAGGAAAAAATTAGGTTATTTACTTTAATTAGTCCTGAGTATGGGAAACGCAAAAAAGAGGAAATCCAAAAATGGCAATAAAATGAACGAAAATTACTTACCAATCAAAGAAAGTTTAGGTTATAAAAATGTAAAAACGGCGTTATGGAATGTATTTCAGATTGATTTAGACAAGATTACTATTCGTGAAGGTGGCTATGAAAACTTTAGGTTTGATCTCACTTATAACAGAATCCCTATAATAATTATAGTTGCAGCAACAGGAAAACATCAACAATTTGAAATTGGGGAAGGGGGAACCGTGACTATTTCTCTTCCCGACCCTGATTATCCAACATCTTCCTTTTCAGAAACACAATTTTTAGATTGTGTCATTAAAGATCCAACAATTGAAAAACGTATCAGACACATTTCCGGCAAAAAAGAAGAAGAAGTAGAGTTTGCATTTAAAGTATTAAAAGATTATCTTGAGTCTGATGAAGCAAAGCTTTTACTAAAAAATAGAGATATTATTTTGGATACAGTTTCTATAGACACCATAGGTGTTGTTGAAGATCATCTGGAATTATTATTGATTGATGACAATCTCTGGCTTTCATATACCGAACACGACCACCTTCTCAAACTTCAAGAAAAAATCAATAATTACATTTACTATCTTGAAACTAAACAATACGTTGAAAAACATGGCGATAATTTTAAAGAAAAGGTCATCCATATCACCTTTCAGTATGTTCCATCAGACAATGGTCTTGCTTTTTTAGGGCAAGTTCAAAAGATTTTACAACCAACTGATATGAGCTTGAAAGTTACTTTACCAGATTGATTTTAAGTTACTTTTGTATCTCTTTCTGTAATTGTCTTTTTAGGATTTGATGATGGCTATCTTGGAAATCAACCGCTCTATCGTTTAGATGCTTCATCAGAAACTGTGGCCCAAAAGGGAATATCTATACCAAGCGAAAATGAAGCTGGAGCAAATAGCTGGTGGCGTCCAGAAGGGTTAACTTACCCTGGTGGAGTACCAGAATCTGTCATCGATCCTGTAACAATTGATAAAGTAGAAATTATTGAACTATGGAAATAAGGAGACTGTTATGGAACATATTTATACTAGTAAAGAAGATATTTTAGAAATTTATAAAGATGGTGATAAATATTTTTTGAAATACCCAACCTTTAATATAACTATGCCTGAAATAGTAAAAGAAATTCCAAAAACAGCTGTTGATGGCTATTTATCAGGTGAACATACTGGAAAAGAGTTAATATCCTATGCTAGTAATGGTATATGGAAATTGAAACACCATCTAACCCAAGAAGAGTCTGATCGCAAATTTTTAAGAGAACACCCTAAGTTTATCTTGAATAACATTGAAGAAAATAGAAAACTCTTTTCGGAGGAAGAATTTCAAAATCTATTAAGTCAGGCTCATAAAATCTCTAAATTTAAAGGTGACTAAACACAACTTTCATTTTTTTCGAAGGTACCGAAGTGAGTATTAATATTGTATTAGTTAAAAATATGATAGAGGAACTTTATAGTAAGTGAAGATAATACTAAATTACAACAATTTTGGGTACTCCTATAGAATTGATACAATGATTAAACAACAATTAATCGATTTTATAAATAAAGAAAACTTACCTGTTAATTTATACTTTGAACATCCAGTTCAAGAATATGGGGTTGTTTTAAACAGGAAACATAACAAATCATAGTCTATGCAACAAATGAACGTGCAGGACAACAAGGAATAGCTAGTTTTTTTGATAATGAGCTTGATGCGCTAAATGATGATATTATAAAATCTCGTATTTTAAAGAAGAAATATCATAAGCCTAAGGTTCAAGAGCAACCCACTAAAATTGGAATAAACTTCTTGAATAAAGTTATGGGTATTATTTTTGATGTGATTTTATCAGACTAACCTTGAGACGCATTTTGCGTCTCTTTCTATACATTTCCCCTCACAATGACGCAAGGGGATTAAGTCTGTCAATAAACAGCTAAAAGAGCAAGAAAAGCTGGCTAAAGAGGAAGCTGCCAAAGAAGCCCAAGCAGCTTGGGCCAAACAACACCCTGTTGAGGCTTGGTTACAAAGCCAAGCCGCCAAAGATGCTCAATTCTTTGAGGGAGCACG encodes:
- the lepB gene encoding signal peptidase I, with amino-acid sequence MKHFIKEWGPLILFFLILILSRAFIWQPVKVDGHSMDPTLADGERLIVLSTTSIDRFDIVVAKETEDGKTKEIVKRVIGMPGDTITYKNDVLYVNGKKVDEDYLDEYKKAFENDQLQDTYSYNTLFQELAESSDAFTTDSDGNTEFTVKVPKGQYYLLGDDRIVSKDSREVGTFSKSDIVGEVKFRFWPLSKIGFIN
- a CDS encoding TNT domain-containing protein → MSVLGFISKASETVDQLAIGIGELSHLTVEGLEMGVDYVTGHQTPQWIKDDVTGATNNLLAASEFTDSLLALDAEAWGAVGKELGKIGTDFVTAVKTGDDYALGGYVFDVATLVGPASISKLKYVDEASALTKLAETSEVASTVGKVEDGVSLSFEKLMSAEDAQKYIQWNKYAEAGIEPEGRIKLTDWLYAPEDNFYLSHKNIYDNPDFVNQLTGEFIYPGTPESALGRIDGSVHVDGFLNGKFDNITLQPGTIIDRYGSNSNGRYFSPIGTNFENRALPPFMINEPYRKYIILKPINSKAGIIAPWFNQPGMGIQYFTELSVKDLIDRNYIRILK
- a CDS encoding DUF6572 domain-containing protein translates to MGNAKKRKSKNGNKMNENYLPIKESLGYKNVKTALWNVFQIDLDKITIREGGYENFRFDLTYNRIPIIIIVAATGKHQQFEIGEGGTVTISLPDPDYPTSSFSETQFLDCVIKDPTIEKRIRHISGKKEEEVEFAFKVLKDYLESDEAKLLLKNRDIILDTVSIDTIGVVEDHLELLLIDDNLWLSYTEHDHLLKLQEKINNYIYYLETKQYVEKHGDNFKEKVIHITFQYVPSDNGLAFLGQVQKILQPTDMSLKVTLPD
- a CDS encoding T7SS effector LXG polymorphic toxin, with product MGFHVSLAELTKAATKLSQEAERLEEQLETAKKSVNKIITSEALTGQTGQAIYHQLNNVDAAILVGLADTTKLLASDMYQLIAEFQASVGESSTTAVLDEDYLNQLKDQLSNFKNQHGEQEETIAGIYASVSDLISLSSPQSNYDTDSDAASQYLSNTIDKVTSFNSAGSELSSESLLTAIDSKVNQVSQTTSLSYSDSQYLSFVNDASFAKGIKSVNKQLKEQEKLAKEEAAKEAQAVWAKTTPC